GTCACCCTGGCCTGTCCTTTACAGGGGTCCTGCCAGGTGGGTTTTGCTAGGATCCCCCGGCCCCCTTAGTAATTTTCCATCTGTTGACCCCCATCCTGCTCCTTGGCCACAAATTCCCCTTttctttgttgtatttggagTCAGACACAGTCTCTGTCCCCCACCGACGTGGCCCCACTTCTCTCCAATGCCCCCTTTGCCAAACCCCCTGCCCTGTGCTTTAACAAATGTAACTGAATCATTTTTTGTTTCACGTCCGTTTCAGGTGGGAACAGGGAAACCTCCGGGTGATTTTCCTTCCAGATGCGCAGGGAGGGACCAGCTCCTGGGCAGGTTGCAAACCCCCACCTGCACCCTCCCTGGGGCAGGGACCGTACCAGGCAGCTGTGGGCAGGGCGGTGGctgtgggagggaggaggtggagtcTCCTTTTTCTAGGGCAGTGTCACCAGCCTCCTGCCCAGGGGCACTGCCCCAGCGCTACCCTGCCAGTGCGTGCAGCCGTGTGAAGCTGGGGCCTGTCCCCGGAGCCTTCAGAGAGATCACAGACCTTACAAGCCCTATGTTGCTGGACCCCCAGAACACAGAACATGGCAGATGGGGCACAGGCCAACCCCAGAATGTTCAGGAAGAAGGTGCTGGTTAGGCATCTCTCTGGGTGGAGGGGCCCAAGCCTCAGGGCCTCTTCTCCTTGGAGAAGCTCCAGGTATGTGCCTACTACCCTGGGATGAAATCCtccatggggagcagcagggatggggctggggaaCTGGTGCCTTAGagttcatttctccagaaagaagaGCTCTACATCTCTGAGTGATGGCTGAGATATGTCACTGCATTTGCAGCACCAGAAGGGCCTTGGGATCATCTAGTCAATGCTCATGAGGCacttgaggcccagagagggtaagaGATCtacccgaggtcacacagcaattTGGAAGAATAGCCAGGACTAGAATGTAGGGACCCAGGTCTCTTGGCTTCAAGTGCAAGACCCAGCCAGCAGGTTGGGTCATGTGACTTCCTGGAGTGTGTATGGAAAGGGGGTTGGTTCTGATCCGTGACAGTGGCCCGACCCCATGGGACAGTGAGCTTCCTGTCTTGGAAGCTGGTGCAGGAAGGGTACTCCTACTCAGGGTAAGAAGGAAGGAGGCTCCTGGtgcctcctggctctgccatcCTGGGGACCATCCTTTCAGCAGATGCTGGGAAGTGCTCCCCACAGAGCCCAGGTAGCCAAGAACAGAGGCCTGAAGGGGCACCATTGATGGGGCCTCTAATGAGGcctgggagggagcagcaggcccGGGGCTGCAGGAGAGTGGAAGGGACGGACCCAGGACTtggatttttctcctctctcaggtCTAGCTTGGGTATGAAGAAGTTCTTCACCATGGTCATCTTGGCCGGCAGCGGTGAGTAAAGGCTCTGGGGagactcctctttctctcctgctcccagACTTTctcctgtgaccttgggcacctAGGTTCTCGAGCCACTGGCTGGCAACAAGCCTGTGGCCTGGGCTGCCTGTCTGGGCCACCAGGGAGCCCTTCATTGTCTTGGGGCTCTTTGTTCCCCTGGCCAGCCGTCAACACACCAGGGGCCCTTGGCTTGGCATTTACGAGCCTGCACGGCGGCAGGGCCCAGAGCTGAGCAAGCGTCATAAAACGGTCGTGTTTGCTTAGGGCGTCTGGCCGCCCCAGGACAGCCTGGGTGTTTGTGTACATGTGTACATTAGACAAGAACTAGTGAGCTTGTGTGTGGCTGTAAGCATGTCTATCTCTGCGTGCAGAGGTGTGTCTCAGCACATGTCGGGAAAATGTGTAGGTGTATGTTAATTGGGACACCCGGACCGGCATGAGGTGTGTGTAGCAGGTATCTGTGAATGCTCAAGTCactgggggcagggcctgggggccCCTCCTTTCCTGGGTGCACCGCCTGGGGACAGCTGAGGTTCCTGACACAAATCTGGACCCACACACAACCGAGTGtcttggggaggtgggaggtggccGGACCCCTCGCTGACTTCTCCTCCAGCCTGTTATACAGCATCCAAACGCAGCCTGgtttgagggaaagaaagagacaccAGGTACAAAATAGGGTTCAATGCGGCCAGAAGTGAGAAAGGGGGGGGGCTTGAATCGGCTGTTAACATGATTGTTGTGTAGAAAACAAGCATCTACCTTGAGCCCCAAGCGCTGGCCAGGGACTGCTCCCGAGCGCGGACTCCGTCTCTTCTGCTTGGAGCACGCGTGTGGGTCGTAGGGgccgcatgtgtgtgtgtgtgtgcaggcgtGAGCCCAAGTGTGTGAGGTGTATGTGTGATCATGGGTGTGTTTGCGGGTGtgaggtgtgtgagtgtgtgaggcGTTTGTGGGTGAGTGTGAGCAGGACTGTGTACCTAACTGTGTGTATCGGTGTGGGGGATGTCTGTGAGTGTGTCACAGGTGTGTGCTTTGACACACATGTAGTGTGTAGGGGCAAGTGTGAGTGTGCATCTCTCCTGAGGGTGCTGTGTGTGAAGCGGGGGAATGTGTGCAAGTGAAGTGTGTTTCTACGTGCACTATGCATGGCTGGGTGACttgtgtgtgtctgagtgtgagGCCTCTGGGCGTGAACATGTGACTGTGTATGAGGTACGTGTGGGTGAGTGTGTGCCCCAGAGTATGGTGTGCAGAGGAGAgtctgaagtgtgtgtgtgtccatgggaGTGTAACGGGGTGTGTCCCTATGCAGGAGGTGTGGAGGGCTCGTGTGATCATGCCCACCTCGTATGGAGCTGCTGCTCAGGGCGCCCCGGGGAGGGAagctcctccaccccccaccccagggtaaCACCTACGCAGCCAGATTGCAGTGGCAGGAGGCGGGGGCTTCGGGCCAGGGAGCCAGGAGGCCAGGACCCCACAGGGCACCCTGCAGGAGTGTGGCGTTCTCCCTAGCTTGGGCCATGGTGTCAAAGAGCTTATGCAACCTGCTTGCAGTGCCGCAGCGCTCAGGGAGAAACCTGTTTGCAAACCCTTGGGTGTCTGGGTTTGACTTCCAAGGTCAGATTCAAGATCGGACTTCCCGTGCTGCTCGGCACGCCCACCCTGAACCAGCGGCCGGAGGAAGGCCTGGGGGACAGAGGTAgcatcctgtttctccctcccctcaccaaCAGCCCTCACACCCTTGTGCAGCTCAGGGATGGGCTCAGGCCCACGGGACATGGggtcctgcctctccctgccccaaaTCCCGCTGACACATGTACTTTGCTCTGCACCATCCTCTTAAAGCCACTTGTCCCAACTCCTCCCctatttcctctctcctttgctcCTTATTTTCTGTAATGACAAAAATCACCCAGCCAGCAGACAGGGAGGCTCAGGAAGAGCAGGGGTCCCCAAGCCCATTAAATGGGGCTGCAGTGGCTCTCCTGCCTAAGAGCGGGGTGGCCTCCCCCGAGGAAAGACTTAAGCACCTGGCTTGGGATTGACTCAGCAGTGAGCTTGGAGGAGATGCTGAGTCAGCAcaggcccagggcccaggagtcggggagcaggggaggggagaatctGCCGGGGTGGGCTGGCCTGGCAGGTGGGGGGAAGCTGCTGAGTTTGCTGGTGCGGGAAGGGGTCACTGTGCTATTGCTTCCTGCGAGACACAGACCAAAGGAGAaggtgtgtgtgtctatctgctctctgtgtgtgtgtctgtccatctgtctttgCTGAACGACCAGAGCGCTGAATTGTCTCTGGCTTCATCGTGACTGGCACCAGCCCCAGGACTGTGGCAGGGACACTGAGTTCTTGCTGGAGGCAGAGAAACTGGACCAAACCCAGGGCCCAGAACCAAAGCCCTGTGTTCAGGGGAGCACATGGCATTTGTGAACCCCGTTATGGTGAGTGGACTGGGCATTGGGGTCTCACTGCCCGGGTCCAAGTTCTATCCCTACCAGTTTTGATAATGTTCTCAGGCAAGCTGCTGggtgctctgggcctcagtgtcctcctctatAAAGTGGAGATAATAACACCACTCAGTGAGTTAATGCATGGGAACGGCTTaggacagagcctggcacagagccctcAGCAAATAGCAACAATGATTACTTTCTAAGGGCCCTGGTGCCTCACGGTTGTTCGTtcgtttgttttaagatttcatttatctaggggtgcctgggtggctccgtgggttaaagcctctgccttcggctcaggtcatgatcccagggtcctgggatcgagcccctcattgggctctctgctcagtggggagcctgcttcctcctctctctctgcctacttgtgatctctgtctgtcaaataaataaataaaatatttaaaaaaaaaaaggatttcatttatctatttgaaacagagagagtatgagcagggagagaggggcagagagagagagggcaagcagactccccgctgagtggggagcccaacacgaTGTAgcacctgatcccaggaccccaggatcatgacctgagccagaggcagacgcctaacagactgagccacccaggaaccccctctCACAGCTTTTTATACAtggcttcccttcctgcctgtgctcaccttccctcccaccccccttccctggcCCTGGGGTGTGGGTAGGACAGTCACTcagatggggcaggggtgggcacCCACCAGGCAGGACACTCACAGCACCCCTTGATTTTCTTGCAGTCCTGCCTGAGGCCCACAGCAGCCTGCTTAACTTGAAGTCCATGGTGGAAGCCATCACGGGGAGGAACGCCATCCTGTCCTTCGTGGGTTACGGCTGCTACTGTGGGCTGGGAGGGCGCGGGCTGCCTATGGACGAGGTGGACTGGTAGGTCCCGGAGCGCCTGCGCTGCTGTTGTGTCAGGACAGGGAGGGGAGACAGTGAGGCTTGGACTGGTCTCCATCTCTGACAGATGGGAGAGGACTCTTTCCCCAAAGGATGAGGCTGGTCCAATGAGTTAGTGACCTTGACTCGTGCCCCCCTCCACTGTCGTGGATGCTTTCTACTGTCCTTCTCCAAGTCTCGCGCTTGGAGGCATTTGAACTTTGCACTCTTGCCAGGAAGGAAACATTGACCTGTCCCCAAAGCACATGGGAGCAACGAACACACAGCTCACGTTCAGCAAAAGCAAGGACTGTGACCCCTCTTGCCCCCATCACCCTGGGGGGCTCTGATGGAGGGCTTGAGCTTCTTCCACTGCAGTCCAGACTGCTGACTGAAGCCATGGTTACTTTCTGCTCCTATCTCCCCAGAAGCAGCCAGCACTAAGTCTGGTATCatgggggcaggagaaggggggAGACTTGATAGATACATGTTGACTAATTGCCTTCCTCCACCAGAGGGGATGGAGTTGGCCACACTACATTTGCTTCCTGTCCCTGCAACTTTGTCTCTCCCTGGCCATCCCACATAGCCAGGCATGGCCCCTTCTTATAGCCAGGCAGGCTCCTTGGACACTGACTGAGCCCTGATCCTCTTTCCCATCCTGACGGCATTGCCAGAGAGCCTGACGCGTCCTGCCTCCTGCAGCTGCACTCAGGGCTCTCAGGGGGAAAGGTGGGAGGCAGGATCATGGGCAAGAAACTGGGGCACTGGCCGGGCTCTGCCAGGCTGTGTGACTTCAGTCGTGTGATTGCCCCCTCTGGGCCAGAGTCTGCAGGTCTGATCTGTAAGGAACTGGTACAGAGAGTTGGGATCTCTGACAGTGGGAGACAGGCCAAGCCTGGCCACATCGCCTGCTCTCTTCCACCTGCCCCTAGGTGCTGCCATGCCCATGACTGCTGCTACCAGAAGCTCTTTGACCTGGGCTGTCACCCCTATGTGGACCACTATGAGCACACCATCGAGAATA
This Neovison vison isolate M4711 chromosome 2, ASM_NN_V1, whole genome shotgun sequence DNA region includes the following protein-coding sequences:
- the PLA2G2F gene encoding group IIF secretory phospholipase A2 isoform X1, encoding MADGAQANPRMFRKKVLVRHLSGWRGPSLRASSPWRSSRSSLGMKKFFTMVILAGSVLPEAHSSLLNLKSMVEAITGRNAILSFVGYGCYCGLGGRGLPMDEVDWCCHAHDCCYQKLFDLGCHPYVDHYEHTIENNTEVVCSELNETECDKQTCECDKSVVLCLRNHTYNEKYRNYLNIYCQGPTPNCSIYEPPPEEVAWRHTDPTPPAPP
- the PLA2G2F gene encoding group IIF secretory phospholipase A2 isoform X2 gives rise to the protein MKKFFTMVILAGSVLPEAHSSLLNLKSMVEAITGRNAILSFVGYGCYCGLGGRGLPMDEVDWCCHAHDCCYQKLFDLGCHPYVDHYEHTIENNTEVVCSELNETECDKQTCECDKSVVLCLRNHTYNEKYRNYLNIYCQGPTPNCSIYEPPPEEVAWRHTDPTPPAPP